TCACCGGGGCCGATATTGGGCATGATTGTTACCTCCGTAGCGGGGACGGAGCTTGGGGCGGCGTCCTGGCAAGAGTTTACGCCCGGCGTCTGCGACAAACGTCAGGGCCGTTCCTTAACGGGAGAGGGGAACGGTGCGGGCCGCTCCAGCCGCCAGCACGACAGTCGAAGACCGCCTCACCTCCCCTCGCCCTCCCCCACCCCATCCCGGTAGGCGCGCAGGGTCCCGTTCATGAAGGCGACGTACAGCGTGCCCCCGGCGGCGAGGGGGGTCGCCTGCACTCCCTCACGTTCGCGGCGCTGCCAGCGCACGGCCCCGCTGCGGGCGTCGAGCGCGACGAGTTCGCCGTCCTCGGAGGCGAGGAAGACGAGGCCCGCGCTCACGACCGGGGAGGCGGTGACGCGGCCCTCCAGCGTATGCGCCCATACGTCCTCCCCATCCGCGAGCCGCAGGGCGCGCACCGTGCCGCCCCAACCCGCGACGAGGGCGAGACCCGCCGTGACTGCCGGGGCAGCCCAGATTTCGTCCTCCAGGTCGTAGGTCCACAGGGTCGGCTCGGGGGCGGCGAGGCGGGCGCGGCCCGAGGCGGTCGTCAGGCTCAGGGCGTGGACCTCACCCGGCCAGGTGGGGACGAGCAGGGTCGCCTCCCCGGCCTGCCCCGGCGCGAGGGCGGGCGTGGCGTGGACGGTGCCGACCTCCACCTTCCACAGGGGCGTCCCGCTGCGGGCGTCGAGCGCGTGCAGCCAGCCGTCCTCGTCGCACAGGAGGGCGGCCCCCGCCCACACGACGGGCGAGGCGGCCACGGGTCCCGCCGCCCGGTACGCCCAGGCGAGTTCGCCACTCCCCGCGTGCAGGGCGTGGAGATGCCCGTCGCGGCTGGTGGCGAGCACCCGGTCTCCCCAGAGGGTCGGTGCCCCCGTGAACTCCGCCCGCGCCTGATGGCACCAGCCCTCGGCCCCGTCGCCCACGCGCACGCGGCGCAGGGTGCCGTCCCACGCCCCGTACAGGATGTGCCCGTCCGCGAAGGTCGCCGGGGCCGTCACCTCGTCGCGTGCCGCGTAGGTCGCGTAGGGCCGCCCGGAGGCGTGGGTCAGCACGAGCTGCCCGCCCCGCGTCCCCACCGCCACGAGGTCGTCCTCGCCCACCACGGCGGCGGGCCACGTCACCTCGCCGGGGAGGGGAACGCTCCAGACCTCGCGGAGATGTTCCACGCGGGCCGGGCCGTCGGGATGCTCGCCCGTGCGGGCGCGGCCCCCCCGGTACTGGCCCCGCGCGTGCCGGGTCCACACGTCCCGCCGCGCGAGCGCCCACAGGTGCGTGGCCGCCTCGCCGCTCTCCGGGCGGTCCTCCGGCTTCTTGGCGAGCAGGGCCAGCAGCACCCGCGCCACCGCGTCGGGAATGGCAGGGTTGAGGTCGCGGGGGTCAGGCGGGGCTTCGTAGACGTGTTGGTAGAGGACG
Above is a genomic segment from Deinococcus sp. YIM 134068 containing:
- a CDS encoding serine/threonine-protein kinase, with product MEIGATVTERYVLRALLGEGGSAKVYRALDTHLDREVAVKVLHPHTNDAERARFLREVRTLARLTHPGVVPVLDLGETREASGAERVFFTMPLLAGGPITALGPLEDAPGPLAHFLTAAAFASRALAHIHGHGIIHRDLTPGNILLDDARLPRIMDFGLVALSDHTRHLTRSGVTLGTPAYMAPEQARGVGVGPRSDLYGLGAVLFRVACGSPPFVGDSDQSVLYQHVYEAPPDPRDLNPAIPDAVARVLLALLAKKPEDRPESGEAATHLWALARRDVWTRHARGQYRGGRARTGEHPDGPARVEHLREVWSVPLPGEVTWPAAVVGEDDLVAVGTRGGQLVLTHASGRPYATYAARDEVTAPATFADGHILYGAWDGTLRRVRVGDGAEGWCHQARAEFTGAPTLWGDRVLATSRDGHLHALHAGSGELAWAYRAAGPVAASPVVWAGAALLCDEDGWLHALDARSGTPLWKVEVGTVHATPALAPGQAGEATLLVPTWPGEVHALSLTTASGRARLAAPEPTLWTYDLEDEIWAAPAVTAGLALVAGWGGTVRALRLADGEDVWAHTLEGRVTASPVVSAGLVFLASEDGELVALDARSGAVRWQRREREGVQATPLAAGGTLYVAFMNGTLRAYRDGVGEGEGR